The nucleotide window TTGCCGCCCCCAGTCCTGTCTGTCACTCCCTTTGCCTTGAATGAAAATATGGATGGATCGGGCCACTTGCGTTCATGCACTTGGGGCTTTCCGTGCGGCGCCAACGCACCAGCTGCTGAGCGCCCAACCAACGAAGACGGCAGCTGAAATCAGTTACTCATCGATCCCTACACGCCAGCTGCAGAAAGGGGCATTTCTCGTATGATCCCTCCCAGGTTCCCTGTGATTCTATCTCGATCTACATATACTCTACATACAGAAGAAACGCGCTCGTATGATCCCTCCAAGGCATCCCTCACCATGCTTGTTTTATGGACAATTTGGAATAAGCGAAACGTGCGAGTTTTCAGGCATTAGTGTGTCCCTCCGACAGTGCTGCTTTCCTTCATCGCCACCAAGGCTAACCTCTGGATCACCGCCGGTATAAAAAACTAGGGTCTTTGTTATTGCGCGAGTAATCCGCATGCCGTGTACTCGGATCGTTTGTAACTTTTTTTGAGCGTCGTTTGTAACTAATTTTATTCTCTCTTATTTAATGGATGAAGCAAAATTTTTGCCTCTGTTTAAAAAAAAACATACAGAAGAAAAAAGAAGGTGCACCGtgcaaaaagaaaaagaaaagaaccTGAAATCGTCCGCGCCACATCATCTACGTGATCGCTGTCGCAGGGTGCCTTGCCTGAGATGCAGTCGTGTGGGAGAGGGATGCAAAGGAGATTTGACTTACTTTAATATTACAAGCAAATGATGGTTATCGGTAACTAGCAGTAGTACAGTAGTATTCGGATGAAAGCAATGGTCCAGTCCAGTGTAAATGCTGTGAGTAGCTGTTTGGTGCGTGTGAGCATCTAGTCTAGAGAAGATGCCCGCAATGAATTCCGGAAAGCCGCAGGCAGCAGCAGAAGATGGGAGCGTGTGTACCAGTGTGCACCACTCCTATACTACTACTCCAGTAGCTGCTGGCACACATGCGATGCATGAGTACACATCAATACCGGAGGTACTAGTAATAAACGGCTGGTACTAAGGCTGGTCATAATAaggagtaacttatactagtgtcatgcatacAACATTAGTCTAAGTTATTGTCTTTATAGTGCAAAATAACATAATAGTAGTGTCATTGATGACTTCATTTATTACCTTATAGACTCTTACTTTCTtgggaagcgctatgttacagtaacatattatgttactaaacacatctctcctcattaactacaTGCCACATAAACAAAAAAAATTTGAAGTGCGTTATGTCACTACTCCTTtcattccataatgtagtgcttcctctatccccgtgcttcaactttaactgtaaatttaactaccaagactgattgcggcgggagcaaaaattatactccattcggtcctttttactctgcatattagaattctttgaagtcaaacttcacaaaaTTTGGCCGTATTTATATgcaaaaaatatcaacatctgccatgctaaagttatacaatttgaaactttaagtcatgacacatctatTGGTATTGATTTTAGATTGTGAATGTTGGTATTTTTTTCTacaaagttggtcaaactttacgaggcttgatttcagtcaaatcttatatgcgaactaaaaaggaccggaggaagtatcagtgaattcgtattcgaaagaaaTTTTCAATTATATATTTTTTTTTCTTCCGCCACAGTTAGTtccgttggttaaatttatggtcaaagttagacctcgggaagcgcgggcgcactatattttggaatggagggagtacctaAGTTACTCCCAATATGACTAGCCTTAGAGGGTGTTTGGATctaagggacttattttagtctgactaaaaatagtctgtTAAGAAGCTAAAGTTCCCAGCACCcgtgactaaagaggggctaaaactagtcttgagactaattttttttagtcaggggtacccctactaaaatgtggattaatCCTCTCCCTCCTCATTTAACTCCTTTTTTTTAACACAGACGAGTTCTGaattggaggataataaatggtCATTAATTTGATTTTTgtctctttagtatttggatccaagcatgggtgaagCTAGCAAGTTTTAGCCCCCTACTTTTAGTCATGAGACTAAAatgtatccaagcaccctctaagttactatcttcatagtgcaaagtaacatattAATAGTGTTATAAATGACTTCATTTCTTACCTTATAGACTCATACTTTCTCGGAAAgtgctatgttacagtaacatattatgttactctaaacacctctctcctcattaactatatgccacataagcaaaaatttCTCGAAGTGCGCTATGTTACTTCTCCCttcattccacaatgtagtgcttcctctatccccgtgcttcaactttgactataaatttaactaccaagaccgattgcggcgggagcaaaaattatactccatccggtcctttttactctgcatattagaattctctgaagtcaaacttcacaaagcttggccatatttatatgaaaaaatatcaacatctgccatgctaaagttatacaatatgaaattttaagtcatgacacatctattggtattgatttcagattgtgaatgttggtattttttctataaagttggtcaaactttacgaggcttgacttcagtcaaatcttatatgcgaagtaaaaaggaccggagggagtatcaatgaattcgtattcgaaagaagttttcaattatataatttttttccttccgctgcagttggtctcgttggttaaatttatggtcaaagttggacctcggaaagcgcgggcgcactatattttgaaatggagggagtacctaAATTACTCCCAATATGACTAgtcttagagggtgcttggatccaagggacttattttagtctgactaaaaatagtctttttaagaggctaaagttccaagtacccctgactaaagagaggctaaaactagtcttgagaatAAATtattttagtcaggggtacccctactaaagtgtagattagtcctctctctcctcatttaacttccctcctttaacacatgcgagttctGGATTAGAGGGTTTAGAGGATAATAAATACTCATTAATTGAATTTTAAtctctttagtatttggatccaagtatgggtgaggctagcaaattttagtcccactacttttagtcacgAGACAAACGTATACAAGCACCCTCTTACCCTAAACACCTCTCTCCTTATTAACTATATGTCACAAAGCAAAAATTTATTAAAATGTGCTATTTTACTACCTAAGTTACttcactatgactagcctaataGTCTTCTAGCGCCAGACGAAGTCGACAACTTCTACAACTCTGGTCCGTCCCGTCCCGTCCACCTAATGAATGAATGAACGGAGAACACAACCGAGCACAGCCTGTGCCGCTGGCCAGTACCCGTAATGGTACCAGTACAATTTGGAGGATACGCACAACGTACGTACGTGCGTCCCCCTGCATGTATACTTCGTTTTATTTACTCATAAGTCTCATACGTATGCAAGGCGCCAAAGCCTTTGGAGTTTGGACCTCCGGGCGCACGCATTGCTTGGCCACGACGGACGTGCGGCTGTGGGTTGGAGAGTGCGATCGGTTTAAAACTCTCAACCGTTCAAGCGATCAGCGGCGGAGTTGTCCGACCTCCCAACGGCAACGGCGGGCGACGGCAGGCATGGCGTGCGGAACCAGCGCGGCGCGGCGCACGCCGAAATGGCCGTGACCCAAACCGGCGCACCCACCCATGCCATGCATTCAAGGCAGATTCGATGGAACGGGCCAAGGAATTGCCGACGGACCACTCATGCTTCGAGCGAGCGAGCGCCTTCAAATTGGACATGCTCTTGTGTTCCCCCGTAAATCATAAATCATCCCGATGGTGCGTACATTCCCAGTATGAGATAGTTTCCCTTAAAAAAAAGTACTCCATCTGTCCCAGAATATAAAAACATTCTTGACACTATAATAGtgttaaaaacgttcttatattttgggacgaagggagtatgaGATAGTTATTCAGTTATTTTTCTTTGATTTCACTCGCCTTTCTGTCCATTAATTCTTCAACCAACAACTTATAAACTTATCTTTCTCTGCAGCGAGTGTATATATGTCTTTGTGGTGGAACCGGCCCATCAAAGTTCAAGTCTTAGACTTGATAGTGGTTTTTGTGTTTTTTTAGTCTTTCCGACGATGTTCGTTCAATGAGAGAAGCCATTTTCCTTGACTATGAAGACGTCTGCGGCGACTTCTTCAGTCTACGGATGTTGTGACGGCTTAGTATCTCGAAGATGCTTATAGGGGTATGATGTGTGTGCATGCGTttataggggtgagtgtatgtgGGTGTCGATGATTGTATTGTGTTAAAAAAAACTAAGAATGAACTTTTCGGCAAAAAAACTAAGATTGAACTAATTTTTAACCGATTTTTGTAAAGGTATTTATGTAAATCTGAATAAATATTCACTATGTGACAAACATATTCATCAAATAAATATGTGTAATACTGACTAAATTCTCAGTCAATTTTATGAATATCTTCATACAGATCTAAAGGAATGTTCATCATGATTCAATAATTTGTTTCATCTAGTGCAAAAAAATTATAGGTTTTGTTCTCGTAGTTTAGAAAAAATAGGAAATATTATGTGGGTCTCAAGGTCAAATCGATTGTCCTCGGCGTTGGCTGAGTTTTAGGGAGTGTTTGGTTTCAGGGATTTTTTTGTGTTAGGACCAGAAAAAGTCCTTAGCAAACCAAAACTATATGATGAAATATCTTGAATTGCAAGCTGCACATCCAGACAATCTGTATATGTCGGGAAAACTTCATGATGAAATATCTTGAATTGCAAGCTGCACATTTTTTGTTGTCGATTTTCAGAGTGAACAATGCATGTGCTAAAAAGCCCCAATTTTTTTTCAGAGCGTATATgcatttttttcagaattttttgaaacacAAAAGTATGATTTTTGAATTGTTCAAAAGTTCGGGATCCATGGAAAGCCTGAGTTCCGTTAATCATTATCGCTCAACAATAGCATACACTATTTTGTTGCAGCATAATATTTTATAAGTCCCTGAATCAAGATGGAGTGGTATCTTATCGAGTGGGGCGTTTTGGTGATTGgaaaattcaaaatttaaaaaaattggTTTCAAAAAATGTGGAAAAATGCAAGTATACAATGATAAAATGTACATGTGCAAAAATGCAGGATGAAATGTGACCTGTAAAAAAAATAAATTCATGGACTTTAAGGATGAATAGTACCCTGTGCTGGAAAGCCCCATATTTTTTTTTCACAGCCCTCATTTCAACATATTTCGTCCTTGAAATTTACACACGTGCACATTATGCTTCCGTGTATATCTgcattttttcagattttttgaaACGTAAAAATATGAATATTGGTGAATTTAAATTTTGCAAATGGAGGTCTCatggagctcggcctccaaaaGCAATTTTCGTATCTTATCCGGCTATAATGCCTATATAAAAAAGATGCAGTAGTACACATGCTGCCAAAATATGCTTCGCTTTTGCTCTTGTTTTACAAGACGAGAGCTCTAGTTTTCAGCATGGAGGCGTGCCGGGCCGCCGGGGTACGTAGCCGTAGCAAAGCCAGGACACGTATGGTAGGAGTACGTAGCATCACAGGAACTGTACTGTACTGACCATCCCTGCCCCCTGCCGCTCCGTCTTAAATGCAAACACATCTAACCTTCACCGCCCACTTGAATGCCCTCGCGACGTCTCCTATCATGGCTATCTATAAACGCCGGCCGGCCACACcatgcctcctcctcctcctccttgtcaAAGCTAGCCAGCAAGAACCAAGAAGAAGCAGAGCAGCTCAGAACCGAGCGCAGAGCGAAGCGGAGCCAAACGAAAGAAGGGACCTAACCTAACCTAGCCAAGCCAGCCGGCGATCGACCGAGAGATGGCGCGGTGGTGTCAGCTGGCGGCGGTGCTGCTCGCCGTGTCGATGGCGGCGTCGACGTCGGTGGCGCAGGACGCGCTGCAGACCAAGTGCCAGGGGGACCTGCAGAAGCTGTCGGACTGCATGGACTACGCGACGGGGCACGAGGACACGCCGTCGGCCAAGTGCTGCGAGGACACGGCGGACACGCAGAAGGCGCGGCCCGAGTGCCTCTGCTCCATCATCCAGCAGGTGCACAGCGGCAGCCACGGCGTGCAGCAGCTCGGCCTCCGCTTCGACCGCCTCCTGGCCCAGCCCGCAGCCTGCAAGCTCACCTACGCCAACGTCTCCCTCTGCATCAGTGAGTACCTAGCCCAGCTAGCTAGTCACACGGCACCTAGCTCCGATTGGCCTCTCCGTGTTTGATTACTTCATTTGTTTGCCTTGTTAGTTCTGCTGTTCATGCGTTTGAATCTCGAGATCTCATCACTCACAATATACAGTACTCGATAGTAACTTGATTAATTAGTTAGCCATAGGTTCTTATAAGGAAGTAAAAACAGGTAAAAGCACAGGAAAGGGAAAAAGATAGTATTAATTCTACAGTTTTGTTAGTACACACTAGATGCAGAGGCTGAGGACGTTCCCCTCTTTTCTTGAGAAAAAGAAACAGTTCTGTTACACACTTTTCGTGTTTTGATGCTGATAGGGTGGTTAGTGTGGAGGTAGTCGTATCCTAGCTCATCATGGATCAAACCTCGAGCTTGCGAATAACTTCTTAAGGCAACTCCAACGCAGGGCGCTTGGGGAGGCGCCGGGATTTCTTTCCTATCGATATCCCAATCGATTGGCAGTTGGAGCCGTCAAAAAGATGCGTCAGATGACTAAATCTTCAGTTAATGTTTTGTGTAAACATGCAATATATTATGGTCTACGTGAGCACGTGCGTGATAGTGTCTACCTTGTATTCGATGGTTTTTGAAACAAGTAGAGACCCTTGGTGTCTGGTCAATCTGGTGAAATGAGGATATGGTACCGTTTTGAGGCTTGTTTGATTCATAGGAAAAGTAAAGAAAATGTGTAGGAATAGGAAAAAATATATTTGCAAGCACTATTCATTCCTTTGGTCGAAAGGAACGGAGTTAAGGAAAAGTGGAGGAAAATTGGATTTGATCTCACaattcacttggatctctttttAGAATTTATAAGTCCAAGGTAAGAGATCGGCGCCTCCTAGTTATACTTTTAGTGTGGTTTGACTTTGATTTCATCATGTATAGTAGAATTCCTGTGTTTTTCTATTCATGTGAATCAAACATGCAAGTCTAGAACTTCTGTGTTTTCACACCTGCATTTCTTATATTTTTGGGTGTTTTCTATCTCTACATATGTTTTTTTTAAGACAAATCTCTACATATGTAAACCCTGCGTTTGCACCAAAACCGCAGCTCATAGCCATGCGTACCTGCTGTGTTGGGCCTAGTAAGCCGAGCACATGCGTGTTAGgcctttttttttgttttgttttgagtggatcgtCTGTGTTAGGCCTGAGGgtatctccagccgttggccccctaGGAGGGGTAAAAAATCACCCCCTGGGGTGCACCGGCGCTAAACCGCGCACTGGGGGCGTGATGCCCCCCAGTCACGGCGCCCACGTTTTTTAGGAAAGTCAAATACGGCGCAAACACGACTCAAATTTAACGCAAACATCGGCGAGTTCGTTCAAATTTAAACATAATTTACAAAAAAGGGAAAAACTACCGCCGGCTAcccccgccgtctccctcgccgcccgcctcgccgaccgcccacgcggttctacatgtcgaggaggcggtagaaccgcgtgtagtcaccgccgccgtcgtcgtcgtcgccgccgtcgcccccgccgacGCCTCTGCCGTCCCTGCTGCACCCCTCCGccggttggcgcggcgggttggacggtccaggggagtcgtcgtcgtcgtcgtcgtcgctgtcgaggaccacgacgccgtgctcgtcctcgcgcccacgcttgcgggcggcgatctcctccagggcccggcgctgccggaccatctcgtcgcggaggtagtcgtcccgcgcccaccgcagggcgtcctcgtcggagaagccacgccgggctacctcctcgtactccgcggggaggccgggctccggcttgggctcgACAAGGACGAAGCGGCCGGTGGGGGAGGCGTTGTCGCCGATGCGGACGCCGGAGCTGCCGGTGCGCGCGCTGACAGGCGCgccctggggctccggcttgacggggcgcAGGTGGAGGCAGGGGGAGccgccggacgaggaggaggacctCCCGGTCTCCATGCGCCTCGGGGTCCAGGAGCTTCCTCGGCGGCGTGTGAAGGACGAGGGAgcggggtactcgaggcgcggcgtgttgccgccctcgatgtactcgaggacggcctccaacgtgcgcccgggcacgccccaccaccgacgccggccgacggcgttgagcctgccggagggcTCGACGCcattggtggcctcgagctgctcggcgtgacggcggcggaagtagggctcccagagcgggctgtcggggacgtaccgtggcccctccctcgccgcacgTGGCAGGGACGAGCGGATGCATGCGATCTCCGCACGCCGCGCCGCGCCGGTGGGTATCGAGGGCACCGACACGccgccggcgctgatcctccacgccccgggtacccgcatgtccggcgggaccgggtactcggcctcgaaaaggaggcgagcctcgctctcgtgaagatggcggcggccgaagccgttcgccgccgcgccgtcgcctgggaagcgctcggccatgggtgctggagacggcgagagagaggagagggaggaacgacgacggcgagagagaggagagggaggaacgACGACGGCGAGAGAGTACGAGTCGCCGAGTGCGCTGGGGCGCGTCTTATATAGGCCGAGGCGCCGCCCGTGCGCGAGCCGCCGTGAGTACGCGTGGCGGGCGAGGGAGGGCGAGGGACGCGCGTCATCCGgccttcactgcgccgcccgtgaggcatcaatggcgcAGGCTGACCGGCGTGGCAGCGCGGtagctttggcattgattcgccgcggAAAACGAgacgatgaggacgacgaaggggcgagaagagggtagagtcgctgacgcggcgggcccgcggctgtttcgcgccaaaacagttcgccccgGCGACCCCCGGGCagccccagcgcgccgggtttgGCCTGAGTCCGCCGGCGCTGTTTCCGGCCCaagccggcgaaaatcgggctcctggggcgtgactgggccgatttttcggcgccggcgcaaAAAAAACGCTTAGGGAGACTTTCCTGGAGCGCGGTTGAAGATGCCCTGAGAAAGCAGGCATCTGTGCATATTGGACCTAGTTGTGGGTGGGAAGGTCATTGACTCGAGTAGAAGATTGAGCCCATTTCTGCgcgaacacacacacacacacaaagaacTCTCATTTGTCTAAAAAAAAAAGAACTCTCATATTCCCGGTTGTCCTCATATCACAATTGTGATAGAAATAAATAGGATCAGAATATTCTAGCTGTAATTTTATTTTCGAAGGTCGAGCTTCGAACCAGGAGGCGCACAATCTTGTAAAATTTCTTTTCTTGCTTCCTCAGGGTTGCCATTTGTGGCTTCTATCCCTTCATGACCCCTTTTGTATCCTGTTGAATATTTCTTTAAGTTAATGTAAGTGTGAGATCCCTCAAAATAAAATCTTGTTTATAAGCACAGAAGTTTCCTAAAAAAAACCACTTCTCAGTGAGTCAGAGTGCTTAAGATTACTTGCTTTCTTTTGTTATACGGAGTATATTATATGTTACACTTCTGCAAATATTTTATTGATGCTGAACCAGGAGTATTCATTCTCATACACAACTAAATTAATCTAGATAATTGTTGATACTCAAGTTTGACGGTGGTTATTTTTCAACACATTCTAATTGCTGATGATGCACTCCCTTGCTAGACCTGCTGCACCTGACCCCGAGCTCGCCAGACTACGCTCTCTTCGCAAATGCTTCCAAGAGTGAGTTCTCTGAATCCTTTGCCTCGATTTCACAACTATTTCAGAGAACTGAGGTTTGTAGAGAATTTGATACAGAAGGCCTGTTGCTCAGCGATGCGGGGTTGACTAAAACATTTAGTTCTGTGAAACATGTTCTTGAATATGCTGTTGAAATGTAGTAAAAATGAGGTATCCCATTATCTGTCTTTATTTCTGTGAAATTTACTAGTTATTGGAGTATATGATAGGAGTCCCCTCAACAGCTAGTTCTGTGAAATGTTCAAAGATAGTAAAAATGACATGTCCCGCTACCTGTCTGTATTGTTATGAAATTTACTACTCCAGTTATTATCATATGAAAGGAGTCCCCTTAATAGTTGAATATCTGCTAACTCAAGTGTTGTTCTCCCATGCAGTTACTCCGTCCACTGCCGCACCGGCGAGAGACACCGCCGACGGCTTCAAGGTTTCGCCGGGACTCGGTTACGGCGTCGTGGCAGCGGCCGTCGTCTCTGCTGTCTTCTCATCCATCTTCTGATTTTCGGACAAGCACACGCCCTTTTATCCTCTCCCTTTCTTCTATCTTTCATGTTTGTTTACATAACCCTGCAAGTTCCCACACAACGACGATGCTTTAGATGGTCTATTATCTACTCACGTGGTAAGAGGATTCGTTCGGATGACGTACTGTTGTTTTACCCCAGATAAGAAGATGGAAAGTTGAGACTTGTGTTTCTTCATGTGGAAGTGATGGTTTGCGGTAATATCCCCAAAAATGTGGTTATGTTCTTCTTGTTCTAATTAAAATCTGGTACGCAAATGCCATGTGTTGGTGGCAGATGCTTAACCACAACAGAGCTATATCGATTTTTATTTCGTGGATAGATTGTTTAGATAGCCAGGGCTTATACAACGAGCATTTGAACTAGGTTTCGtcttgctttatatataaagcaataCCCGCATTATACATGATTAAATGATATAAAATAATGGGAAAGCCCTTTTACAAAATACATCAAAGAATGACCGCATTAGAAAAAAGCATGCACAAAGGCACGAAGGCACAAAgacacaaaaacaacaccaagAGGCTGCCAAACAAGAGCATAGGACAGCCTGAACACACCACCATGGCCTGACCGATGACGCCTGAGTCCGACGACAACACCCTAAAAGGGTAACGCTACAAAGCGTCGTCGCTGTCGAGACCAAATAGATAAACATGGATTTTCACTCGGAGCCCTATCATTGGGATGAAATCCACAATGACGTCCTTAAGAGGAAGGCAGTACCGCGGGCGTCACCGGCGCCGACGCCAAATCATGAAGCTTTCCTTAAAACTCACCCACACCACTACGAGGCACCTAGGTCAACGCTACAAAGCTTTCCTTGAAACTCACCCGCGGCACCACGAGGCACCTAGGTCATCACCGCGACGATGTCCAACCTACCTGAACCAGGACGCCGCCACTTCACCTGGAATGGAACAAGCCAGGGCCACCCGCCGCTATACCCCTTGCCGCGCACATGGCCAAGACATAtagccgccgccaccaccaccaccaccatg belongs to Triticum urartu cultivar G1812 chromosome 7, Tu2.1, whole genome shotgun sequence and includes:
- the LOC125520946 gene encoding non-specific lipid transfer protein GPI-anchored 1, with translation MARWCQLAAVLLAVSMAASTSVAQDALQTKCQGDLQKLSDCMDYATGHEDTPSAKCCEDTADTQKARPECLCSIIQQVHSGSHGVQQLGLRFDRLLAQPAACKLTYANVSLCINLLHLTPSSPDYALFANASKITPSTAAPARDTADGFKVSPGLGYGVVAAAVVSAVFSSIF